One segment of Leptospirillum ferrooxidans C2-3 DNA contains the following:
- a CDS encoding OsmC family protein, whose product MENTEKAPNGVNLEALIGTVTAVKSDPSLARFRFRAHNRWVAGAHSKTTIQGFYGTGKEDSSRKNPFVLEGDEPPVLLGGDAGPNAVEAVLHALASCLVVGLVYNATARGIGIDSMELELEGDLDLQGFLGLSKSVRPGYEGIRVICRVKSSATDAELQDLWTTSQEISPVLDIIRNPVPVFSELKKV is encoded by the coding sequence ATGGAGAATACGGAAAAAGCACCAAACGGGGTCAATCTGGAGGCATTGATCGGAACCGTTACAGCGGTCAAGTCTGATCCCTCCCTTGCACGCTTCAGGTTCCGGGCCCATAACAGATGGGTTGCCGGGGCACATTCCAAAACGACAATCCAGGGGTTTTACGGAACGGGAAAAGAAGATTCTTCCAGAAAGAATCCTTTTGTTCTGGAAGGCGATGAACCGCCGGTCCTTCTTGGAGGCGATGCCGGGCCAAATGCCGTGGAGGCAGTTCTTCACGCTCTGGCGTCTTGTCTGGTTGTCGGATTGGTCTACAATGCCACGGCACGCGGAATCGGAATCGATTCCATGGAGCTCGAACTGGAAGGCGATCTTGACTTGCAGGGATTTCTGGGACTCTCAAAAAGCGTCCGTCCGGGATACGAAGGTATCCGAGTGATCTGCCGGGTCAAAAGCAGCGCGACGGATGCAGAGCTCCAGGATCTGTGGACCACATCGCAGGAGATCTCTCCAGTTCTGGATATTATCAGAAACCCGGTGCCGGTTTTTTCTGAGCTGAAAAAAGTCTGA
- a CDS encoding ArsR/SmtB family transcription factor, translated as MTIPSPSSKFVSSQTPEIETRPLIDSPLAKGLESVFKILGNHTRLRLLHALVRHPDLCVGEIAEAIGMKPQAVSNQLQRLADKGILVSRRSGLKIHYRIVDPCVVSLLDKGLCLVEDLPQKSPSVLKISEGVPTYEE; from the coding sequence ATGACGATTCCTTCCCCTTCATCAAAGTTTGTTTCTTCCCAGACGCCCGAGATTGAGACGAGACCGCTTATAGACTCTCCTCTCGCAAAGGGCCTTGAGTCCGTTTTTAAAATCCTGGGAAACCACACCAGACTTCGACTGCTCCACGCGCTCGTTCGCCACCCGGATCTGTGCGTCGGGGAGATTGCAGAAGCCATAGGAATGAAGCCTCAGGCCGTTTCCAACCAGCTTCAGCGTCTTGCCGACAAGGGAATCCTTGTTTCCAGGCGAAGTGGGCTGAAAATTCATTACCGGATCGTGGATCCTTGTGTTGTGAGTTTACTAGACAAGGGGCTGTGCCTCGTCGAAGACCTTCCTCAAAAGAGTCCCTCTGTGCTCAAGATATCTGAGGGGGTCCCCACCTATGAAGAATGA
- a CDS encoding type II toxin-antitoxin system RelE/ParE family toxin, whose amino-acid sequence MSFQVQELMEENGSSPYADWFQSLDPTAAAKIAVAKIRMEQGNLSNVKWFQGIGEYRIDWGPGYRIHLAKEGEKIITLLGGGTKKGQQKDIIQAVQLWENYKKRKAKGIKRSP is encoded by the coding sequence ATGTCCTTCCAAGTACAAGAATTGATGGAAGAAAATGGATCAAGCCCCTATGCCGATTGGTTCCAATCGCTTGATCCGACGGCTGCGGCGAAAATCGCCGTAGCTAAGATCAGAATGGAACAAGGCAATCTATCGAATGTCAAATGGTTCCAAGGGATTGGAGAATACAGAATAGATTGGGGGCCTGGCTATCGAATCCATCTGGCTAAAGAGGGGGAGAAAATCATTACCCTGCTTGGCGGAGGAACAAAAAAGGGGCAGCAGAAAGATATCATACAAGCGGTCCAATTATGGGAAAACTATAAGAAACGAAAGGCAAAAGGAATAAAAAGGAGTCCGTGA
- a CDS encoding class I SAM-dependent methyltransferase, whose amino-acid sequence MDAASYDGWYESPRGVWVGETEYRLISRSLDHQAGDSLLDIGCGTGWFTRRFFRNDLHITGLDPDPFAIAFAKRKGPDTIRWIRGDARSLPFPDRSFDRVFSIAALCFIDDELRATSEIVRVTKRRFAIGWLNRDSLLYRNKGREGGTGAYQGARWHHRQEISSFFADLPVQKLRMHSAVFLPSGTTWARVLETVTPNSCLFGSLLMVSGERL is encoded by the coding sequence ATGGATGCCGCTTCCTACGATGGCTGGTATGAATCTCCGAGAGGGGTTTGGGTTGGAGAAACCGAATATCGCCTGATTTCCCGATCGCTCGATCATCAGGCGGGAGACTCTCTCCTGGATATCGGGTGCGGGACGGGATGGTTCACGCGACGGTTCTTTCGAAATGATCTTCATATAACCGGCCTCGATCCGGATCCTTTCGCGATTGCCTTTGCCAAAAGGAAAGGCCCGGACACGATTCGCTGGATCCGGGGAGACGCCCGGTCACTCCCTTTTCCTGACCGAAGTTTCGATCGGGTCTTTTCTATAGCGGCTCTTTGTTTCATCGACGACGAACTGCGGGCCACAAGCGAAATCGTGCGCGTAACGAAACGCCGGTTTGCCATCGGATGGCTCAACCGGGACAGCCTCCTTTACCGGAATAAGGGTCGGGAAGGGGGAACCGGGGCTTATCAGGGAGCCCGATGGCATCATCGGCAGGAAATTTCCAGCTTTTTTGCTGATTTGCCAGTTCAGAAGCTCAGGATGCATTCCGCTGTTTTTCTGCCTTCAGGAACGACATGGGCCAGGGTGCTTGAGACCGTTACACCAAACAGCTGCCTTTTTGGATCACTTCTCATGGTTTCTGGAGAGAGACTGTGA
- a CDS encoding SHOCT domain-containing protein: MPWMNGMWAMGWMWIFPFLFLAGLGVFLMVFMRRMGGDSCGNSSPPRKEETPKEVLDQRYAKGEITREQYLEMRKDLD, translated from the coding sequence ATGCCATGGATGAACGGTATGTGGGCGATGGGCTGGATGTGGATTTTTCCGTTTCTTTTTCTGGCGGGACTCGGAGTTTTCCTGATGGTCTTCATGAGAAGAATGGGAGGGGATTCTTGCGGGAATTCCTCTCCTCCGCGCAAGGAGGAAACTCCGAAAGAAGTGCTGGACCAACGTTACGCAAAAGGCGAGATCACCCGCGAGCAATATCTTGAAATGCGAAAGGATCTGGACTGA
- a CDS encoding cysteine desulfurase family protein gives MRRYCNHLYAGRRRVGGLLLLPVDSFGRVDLREAERAFGKNTALVSVMLANNETGTIQPVREIANLAHTCGALFHVDAAQAIGKISVDVNTIGADLLTVAGHKFYAPKGIGALYVREGISLSPIMSGAGHERGLRPGTENVPYIAALGTAARLARENLREEPARIQRLREKLHGRLSAAIPGLRLNGHPEDRLPNTLNLSFPKVKGWDLLSATPGIAASTGSACHGGIHAASPVLLAMHLEKSRALGAVRLTLGRFTTESEIDFSANLLITAWRERTS, from the coding sequence ATCCGTCGGTATTGCAACCATCTTTACGCCGGAAGGAGGAGGGTTGGGGGTCTGCTTCTTCTCCCGGTCGATTCCTTCGGTCGTGTCGACCTTCGGGAGGCTGAAAGAGCGTTCGGCAAGAACACAGCGCTGGTATCGGTCATGCTCGCCAACAATGAGACCGGAACGATCCAGCCAGTGCGTGAAATTGCGAACCTTGCCCACACCTGTGGTGCATTGTTCCATGTTGATGCGGCTCAGGCGATTGGCAAGATCTCCGTCGATGTGAATACGATCGGAGCCGATCTTCTGACCGTTGCCGGCCACAAATTCTATGCTCCCAAAGGGATTGGGGCCCTGTATGTACGTGAGGGAATATCGCTCTCTCCGATCATGTCAGGTGCGGGCCATGAAAGAGGGCTTCGTCCCGGGACCGAAAACGTCCCTTATATCGCGGCCTTGGGCACGGCCGCCCGACTGGCGCGGGAGAATCTCCGGGAGGAGCCGGCCAGAATACAGAGGCTTCGGGAGAAACTTCACGGAAGACTCTCCGCCGCCATCCCCGGACTCCGTCTTAATGGGCATCCTGAGGATCGGCTTCCCAATACGCTGAACCTCTCTTTTCCCAAGGTAAAGGGATGGGATCTTCTCTCCGCCACCCCCGGGATTGCGGCCTCCACGGGAAGCGCCTGCCATGGGGGAATCCATGCGGCGAGTCCGGTCCTTCTCGCGATGCATCTCGAAAAAAGTCGGGCCTTGGGTGCAGTCCGGCTGACTCTCGGCCGTTTCACGACCGAGTCGGAAATCGATTTTTCAGCGAATCTCCTGATCACCGCATGGCGGGAGCGAACCTCCTGA
- a CDS encoding ArsR/SmtB family transcription factor, which yields MDTVRFVLVSEMFSAMSHPKRLEIISHIGLSNRGSGELAELTHLSKANVSQHLNVLKARGLVVCEKSGTACRYRLTSSKVLEICDLIRQMILEQMETTSEKRKSLANVTPFVREKKEKA from the coding sequence ATGGATACCGTTCGTTTTGTTCTCGTATCGGAGATGTTTTCTGCCATGTCTCATCCAAAGCGTCTCGAAATCATCAGTCATATAGGACTATCGAACCGGGGCTCGGGTGAGCTTGCTGAACTGACACACCTCTCGAAAGCCAATGTCTCCCAACATCTGAATGTTCTAAAAGCACGAGGGCTTGTTGTCTGCGAGAAATCAGGAACGGCCTGCCGCTACCGGCTGACCAGCTCCAAGGTTCTCGAAATCTGTGATCTCATTCGTCAGATGATTCTTGAGCAAATGGAAACCACTTCAGAGAAAAGAAAAAGTCTAGCGAACGTCACCCCATTCGTCCGGGAGAAGAAAGAGAAGGCATGA
- a CDS encoding DUF4346 domain-containing protein — MKNEPAIPTASNVAAGHLLEASLARKCWPCGCFHDALRSLDTSLPESGWPVVLSDAIRGGTEKLTERRYDCLGCEVCYPALALNALSEEGGAVSLEPCPTDLPKAQEGWPPLPGDYRVLRYQAPVAVCTLSDVRLFETLSKSVETGLSIIGTLHTENLGIERIITNVLGNPHIRFLIVCGADSRQSVGHLPGQSLVSLMSAGLDEKGKINGALGKRPILKNIGRDAVEHFRNVITLLDMQGVENQDEILARIRECTTRNPGRSDPFPSLPTIEVLTGDLPARMVPDPAGYFVVYPDPARKKLVVEHYQNNGRLNKVITGMDPAEIATTAIKYRLVSRLDHAAYLGQELARAEASLFSGSRYVQDRAPESLFTSSNGTGACQCVETCTES, encoded by the coding sequence ATGAAGAATGAACCGGCAATCCCGACGGCCTCAAATGTGGCGGCCGGGCACTTGCTAGAAGCCTCTTTGGCCAGAAAATGCTGGCCATGCGGATGCTTCCACGACGCATTACGTTCTCTTGACACATCTCTTCCTGAATCGGGGTGGCCGGTGGTTCTTTCGGATGCGATCCGCGGCGGGACAGAAAAACTCACTGAACGCCGCTATGACTGTCTGGGGTGCGAGGTATGCTATCCCGCACTGGCGTTGAATGCGTTAAGCGAGGAGGGGGGTGCTGTGTCGCTTGAACCTTGCCCGACGGATCTCCCAAAAGCACAGGAAGGATGGCCACCTCTTCCTGGGGACTACCGGGTCCTTCGTTACCAGGCACCGGTCGCGGTATGCACTCTGAGCGATGTCCGGTTATTCGAAACACTTTCTAAAAGTGTCGAGACGGGACTTTCCATTATCGGAACCCTCCATACAGAAAACCTCGGCATCGAACGGATCATCACCAACGTTCTGGGCAATCCCCATATCCGATTTCTGATCGTTTGCGGAGCGGATTCAAGGCAGTCTGTTGGACATTTGCCAGGACAATCGCTGGTCTCCCTGATGTCAGCAGGGCTCGACGAAAAGGGAAAAATAAATGGAGCGTTGGGGAAACGGCCGATACTTAAAAACATCGGTCGGGATGCCGTTGAACATTTCCGGAACGTGATCACATTGCTCGATATGCAGGGTGTGGAAAATCAAGACGAAATTCTGGCACGGATCCGGGAGTGCACGACCAGAAACCCGGGGCGATCCGATCCTTTTCCATCGCTCCCGACAATCGAGGTTTTGACGGGGGATCTCCCGGCACGGATGGTTCCCGATCCGGCAGGATATTTTGTCGTCTACCCGGATCCTGCCCGAAAAAAACTTGTTGTTGAACACTATCAGAACAATGGCCGGCTGAACAAAGTGATCACAGGGATGGATCCGGCTGAAATCGCCACAACGGCAATCAAATATCGTTTGGTTTCCCGGCTGGACCATGCCGCCTATCTTGGGCAGGAACTGGCCCGGGCTGAGGCTTCCCTATTTTCCGGAAGCCGTTATGTGCAGGACCGTGCGCCAGAGTCCCTGTTCACTTCCTCAAATGGTACCGGCGCATGCCAATGCGTTGAAACCTGTACGGAATCGTGA
- a CDS encoding MFS transporter codes for MTAADSFQRGIRPNLNQFLQQILQVFFVGLMIGMERTALPGLAQKDFGVAKGSFLFLLSFLFSFGLVKGILNFIAGSLSDRIGRKRVLVMGWIAGLPIPFLILMAPNWWWIVLANVFLGINQGFAWSMTVTSKVDITLPEERGMATGINESAGYFAVGISGIVTGYLSVRYGSRETLFWFGLSVVTIALVLAIGFIRETLPWAKAEHAEHRNNTFSGPPPRFPEGVSEHPGAREIFLLVSFRHPTFRALSQAGIANKIADTLVWGLLPVFLLGRGVTLTATGWVTGLYAMVWGVSQIVTGRISDRIGRKIPIVSGLWCLAGGILAMALSENQPFRLFSATVMGVGMALLYPNLVAAVADISPPAWRGKALGTYRYWRDTGYAIGALLLGAIAQWRQEVILTFWVTSGLLILSGLWVALGAEETHPLINPSQKIRTLSE; via the coding sequence ATGACCGCTGCGGATTCTTTCCAGCGAGGCATTCGCCCCAATCTGAACCAGTTTCTCCAGCAAATCCTCCAGGTCTTTTTCGTGGGACTCATGATCGGCATGGAACGCACGGCCCTGCCAGGTCTGGCCCAGAAAGATTTCGGCGTCGCAAAGGGGTCCTTCCTGTTCCTTCTCTCTTTCCTGTTCTCCTTCGGACTGGTCAAGGGGATCCTGAACTTCATCGCAGGATCCCTCTCCGACCGGATCGGACGAAAACGGGTTCTGGTCATGGGGTGGATCGCCGGACTCCCCATTCCGTTTCTTATTCTCATGGCCCCCAACTGGTGGTGGATCGTTCTGGCCAATGTCTTTCTGGGAATCAACCAGGGATTTGCCTGGTCAATGACCGTCACGAGCAAGGTGGACATTACATTGCCCGAAGAGAGGGGGATGGCGACCGGCATAAACGAAAGTGCGGGGTATTTCGCAGTAGGGATCTCCGGCATCGTCACCGGATATCTTTCCGTACGCTACGGTTCCCGGGAGACACTCTTCTGGTTCGGCCTCTCGGTCGTCACCATCGCCCTCGTCCTGGCCATCGGCTTCATCCGGGAAACACTCCCATGGGCCAAGGCGGAGCATGCCGAACACCGGAATAATACCTTTTCGGGCCCCCCGCCACGATTTCCTGAAGGGGTCTCCGAACACCCCGGAGCCAGAGAAATCTTCCTTCTCGTGTCCTTTCGCCACCCCACATTCCGCGCCCTTTCCCAGGCCGGGATCGCCAACAAGATCGCCGACACGCTGGTCTGGGGCCTTCTTCCCGTTTTTCTTCTGGGACGGGGAGTCACTCTCACCGCGACCGGCTGGGTGACCGGACTCTATGCCATGGTGTGGGGCGTTTCGCAGATCGTCACGGGCAGGATCTCAGACCGGATCGGGCGAAAGATCCCCATTGTGTCAGGACTCTGGTGTCTTGCCGGAGGAATTTTAGCCATGGCGCTCTCCGAAAACCAGCCATTCCGGCTTTTCTCGGCGACGGTGATGGGGGTTGGAATGGCACTTCTCTATCCGAATCTTGTGGCCGCTGTAGCGGATATTTCTCCTCCGGCTTGGCGAGGAAAAGCACTGGGCACCTACCGCTACTGGCGGGACACGGGGTATGCCATCGGAGCTCTTCTTCTTGGCGCCATCGCCCAGTGGAGACAGGAAGTGATATTGACATTTTGGGTCACCTCCGGACTTTTGATCCTCTCCGGACTCTGGGTCGCTCTGGGTGCCGAGGAAACCCATCCCTTAATAAACCCGTCCCAGAAAATCCGGACACTTTCCGAATGA
- a CDS encoding MBL fold metallo-hydrolase, translated as MFFKQFATQEATLSYFYGCGGLGKAIAVDVVLGDEDWFVLEAEKAGVRIAYVVDTHVHADHVSGGRRLAERTGAEFCLHENAGKIVRSPFHFLKDGEILETGNVLTKILHTPGHTPDSICLLVSDLRRGEDPWFVLTGDTLFVGSVGRPDLGGKPEILAGEIFYSLRDKILSLPDEVEIYPGHTSGSVCGAGISGKPSSTVGFEKRFNPFLALKDPAVFVSALTAEIPEKPAEFERIVAANCV; from the coding sequence ATGTTTTTCAAACAATTTGCGACTCAGGAAGCGACACTGTCCTATTTTTATGGATGTGGAGGACTGGGCAAAGCCATAGCGGTTGATGTCGTCCTGGGCGATGAGGACTGGTTTGTTTTGGAAGCTGAAAAAGCCGGTGTCCGCATTGCCTATGTCGTCGATACCCATGTTCATGCCGACCATGTCTCGGGAGGGCGCCGGCTCGCAGAAAGGACCGGAGCAGAGTTCTGCCTTCACGAAAATGCCGGGAAGATCGTACGATCTCCTTTCCATTTTCTGAAAGATGGCGAGATTCTCGAAACGGGGAATGTCCTGACGAAAATCCTCCATACGCCGGGACACACCCCGGACAGTATCTGTCTTCTGGTCTCTGATCTCCGCCGCGGAGAGGATCCATGGTTCGTCCTGACCGGAGACACCTTGTTCGTCGGGTCAGTCGGACGACCGGACCTGGGAGGGAAACCGGAAATTCTGGCTGGAGAGATCTTTTACAGTCTCCGCGACAAAATCCTTTCTCTTCCCGACGAAGTGGAAATCTATCCCGGCCATACCTCCGGAAGTGTTTGTGGTGCGGGCATCTCCGGAAAACCCTCCTCGACGGTCGGATTTGAAAAACGCTTCAATCCCTTTCTTGCGCTCAAGGATCCTGCCGTTTTCGTTTCCGCCCTGACCGCCGAGATTCCGGAAAAGCCGGCGGAATTTGAGAGAATCGTCGCTGCCAACTGCGTATGA
- a CDS encoding mercuric transporter MerT family protein, with amino-acid sequence MEPERVNKEPEEEKGSIGLIFGFLTSVLSVGCCAIPVVLISLGLGGAWASRLEFLDRARPLLIVFSLLSLGWGIRRYTERGQKSLCKPNDGPGIRSDRVRKGLFWAAVAGSLLILLLPWMSAHFFHLRFFDRDTD; translated from the coding sequence ATGGAACCAGAAAGGGTAAACAAAGAGCCAGAAGAGGAGAAAGGAAGTATTGGACTGATCTTCGGATTCCTGACCTCTGTTTTATCCGTGGGGTGCTGTGCTATTCCGGTGGTTCTGATTTCTCTCGGATTGGGTGGTGCCTGGGCCAGCCGGCTTGAATTTCTGGACCGGGCTCGTCCTCTTCTTATCGTTTTTTCTCTTCTTTCACTTGGGTGGGGCATCCGACGTTACACGGAACGGGGACAGAAGTCCTTGTGTAAACCGAATGATGGTCCAGGGATTCGGAGCGATCGGGTACGAAAAGGACTATTCTGGGCGGCTGTCGCCGGAAGTCTTTTGATCCTGCTCCTTCCGTGGATGAGCGCCCACTTTTTCCACCTGAGATTTTTTGATCGGGATACGGACTGA
- a CDS encoding aminotransferase class V-fold PLP-dependent enzyme — translation MMPWFRERFGNPSSDHFFGREAKEQLEFSRAEVATLIGAKADEIVLTGSASEANNLAILGTTQELGRSNPSLVISAVEHPSVLQPSLRRKEEGWGSASSPGRFLRSCRPSGG, via the coding sequence ATGATGCCCTGGTTCCGGGAACGCTTCGGCAACCCGTCCTCCGATCATTTCTTTGGGCGGGAAGCCAAGGAACAGCTGGAATTCTCACGGGCAGAGGTGGCGACTCTGATCGGGGCGAAAGCGGACGAGATTGTCTTGACCGGTTCCGCTTCCGAGGCCAACAATCTGGCGATATTGGGCACCACTCAGGAACTGGGAAGAAGCAACCCCTCCCTTGTGATTTCAGCCGTCGAACATCCGTCGGTATTGCAACCATCTTTACGCCGGAAGGAGGAGGGTTGGGGGTCTGCTTCTTCTCCCGGTCGATTCCTTCGGTCGTGTCGACCTTCGGGAGGCTGA